A single Archocentrus centrarchus isolate MPI-CPG fArcCen1 unplaced genomic scaffold, fArcCen1 scaffold_30_ctg1, whole genome shotgun sequence DNA region contains:
- the minar2 gene encoding major intrinsically disordered NOTCH2-binding receptor 1-like: protein MDISVLPNNNHPEKFLQLDIRMLPAAHSVFQVGAVMSSQKQWQNRIYSQREPRVKTESRSAPYPEDSPAMFVDRYLEKHITPATLKSNIKRNPLYIEVKSVDAGDNETSHPSWTVKDYTHTNHGNLSDYLQEEDKTPKDLDFWLEELYTPGFDSLLKRKEAEERRRICKILSSITVSVFALIIIIIVLVIVLQKNT, encoded by the exons ATGGACATTTCTGTTTTGCCTAACAACAACCACCCAGAGAAATTCCTCCAGCTGGATATTAGAATGCTGCCAGCTGCACACAGTGTGTTCCAGGTTGGGGCAGTAATGTCCAGTCAGAAACAATGGCAGAACAGGATTTACTCTCAG AGGGAGCCAAGGGTAAAGACTGAAAGCAGGTCTGCCCCATACCCAGAGGACAGTCCTGCAATGTTTGTAGACAGATACCTGGAGAAGCACATCACTCCAGCCACTCTGAAGTCAAATATTAAACGGAACCCTCTGTACATCGAGGTAAAATCAGTGGATGCAGGAGACAATGAAACATCACACCCTTCCTGGACTGTCAAGGACTATACTCACACAAACCATGGCAACCTTTCAGACTATTTACAG GAGGAGGACAAGACTCCTAAAGATCTGGATTTCTGGCTTGAGGAGCTCTACACACCAGGATTTGATTCTTTATTAAAGCggaaagaagcagaagaaagaagaagaatttgCAAGATTCTCTCTTCAATCACCGTGTCTGTTTTtgcacttattattattattattgtactaGTTATAGTTCTACAAAAGAACACCTGA